CCGGGTCCGCTGCCACCTCTACCCGGAGACGCCGCCCGCGCCGACGCCGGCCGAGGCGAGGCCGTGACCGCGCTGGCGTTCCCCCCCGGCTTCGTCTGGGGCGCGGCGACCTCGGCGTTCCAGATCGAGGGCGCGACCACCGCCGACGGCCGCGGCGAGTCGATCTGGGATCGGTTCGCGGCCACGCCCGGTCGGATCGAGGACGGCCGCGATGGCGCCGACGCGTGCGACCACTACCACCACTGGCCCGAGGACGTCGCGCTGATGCAGCGGCTCGGCCTCGGCGCCTACCGGTTCTCGATCGCGTGGCCGCGGGTGGTGCCGGCCGGGCGTGGGCCGACCAACCCGGCCGGCCTCGACTTCTACGACCGGCTGGTCGACGGCCTGCTCGCCGCCGGCATCGCGCCGTGCGCGACCCTGTACCACTGGGACCTGCCGCAGGCGCTCGAGGACGCCGGCGGCTGGGGCGCGCGCGCCACCGTCGACGCGTTCGCCGACTACGCCGACGTCGTGACCCGGCGCCTGGGCGATCGGGTCCGCCGCTGGATGACGATCAACGAGCCCTGGTGCGTCGCGGTGCTCGGCCACGAGCAGGGCGCCCACGCGCCCGGCCACCGCGATCCGGCGCTGGGCCTGCGCGCCGCGCACCACGCGCTGCTCGCCCACGGTCGCGCCGTGCCGATCGTCCGGGCCAGCGTCCCCGGCGCCGAGGTCGGCATCGTCGTCAACCTGGTGCCGGCCACGCCCGCCACCACGGCCGCCGCGGACCACGACGCCGCGCGCTGGTTCGACGGCTTCTTCAACCGCTGGTTCCTCGACCCGCTCTACGGCCGCGGCTACCCCGCGGACGCGATCGCCGATCGCGTGGCCCGGGGTCACCTCGCGCGCGCCGACCTGCCGTTCGTCGTCGACGGCGACCTCGCGGTGATCGCGGCGCGCACCGACTTCCTCGGGGTGAACTACTACAACCCGACGGTCGTCCGCGCCGATCCCGCCGACGGCCACCGGGTGATCGAGGTCGCGACCGGCGCGCCCCGCACCGACATGGGCTGGGAGGTCGTGCCGGGCGGGCTGCACACGCTGCTGATGCGGATCCACCGCGACTACCGCCCGGCGCGGATCTACGTCACCGAGAACGGCGCCGCCTACGACGACCCGATCGACGCCGGCGGCCACATCGCCGACGCCCGGCGCGTCGCGTACCTGCGCGGCCACCTGATCGCGACCGCGCGCGCGCTCGCCGACGGCGCGCCGGTGGCCGGCTACTTCCACTGGTCCTTGCTCGACAACTTCGAGTGGTCCTACGGCTACACCAAGCGCTTCGGCCTGGTCCACGTCGACTTCACCACCCAGCGCCGCACGCCCCGGGCGAGCGCGCACGTCTACCGCTCGATCGTGGCCGCGAACGCGGTCGAACCCGAGCCGTCACCGTGAGGCCCTCATGACCACTCGCTCTGCTGCACGCTCCCGCTGGCTGGCCCGGCTCGTCGCGACCGCCGCGCTCGCGCTGGCGTCGACCTCGGCCCGCGCCCAGGCCCCGACGCCCGAGCCGACCGCGCCGCCGCTGTCGCCGGCGATCCCGACGCCGGGGTCGGCGATCCCGCTCGACGAGCCCGGACCGCCGCCGCCGCCCGTCGCCACCCGGGCGGTCGAGGTCGCGCGCGCCGAGGACGGCGTCCGGCTCCTGGTCGAGGGCCGGCCGTTCCTGGTGCAGGGCGTGAACTGGGACTACTTCCCGATCGGCACGAACTACAACTACAGCCTGTGGACCCAGCCCGACGACGTCATCGTCGCGGCGCTGGCCAACGAGATGACGCTGCTCAAGCGCATGGGCGTCAACGCGATCCGGGTCT
The genomic region above belongs to Myxococcales bacterium and contains:
- a CDS encoding beta-glucosidase, which translates into the protein MTALAFPPGFVWGAATSAFQIEGATTADGRGESIWDRFAATPGRIEDGRDGADACDHYHHWPEDVALMQRLGLGAYRFSIAWPRVVPAGRGPTNPAGLDFYDRLVDGLLAAGIAPCATLYHWDLPQALEDAGGWGARATVDAFADYADVVTRRLGDRVRRWMTINEPWCVAVLGHEQGAHAPGHRDPALGLRAAHHALLAHGRAVPIVRASVPGAEVGIVVNLVPATPATTAAADHDAARWFDGFFNRWFLDPLYGRGYPADAIADRVARGHLARADLPFVVDGDLAVIAARTDFLGVNYYNPTVVRADPADGHRVIEVATGAPRTDMGWEVVPGGLHTLLMRIHRDYRPARIYVTENGAAYDDPIDAGGHIADARRVAYLRGHLIATARALADGAPVAGYFHWSLLDNFEWSYGYTKRFGLVHVDFTTQRRTPRASAHVYRSIVAANAVEPEPSP